From the Flavimarina sp. Hel_I_48 genome, one window contains:
- a CDS encoding BamA/TamA family outer membrane protein translates to MTKIALFIVLLYTVAGCNAIKRVPDDKLLLMENTIDVNGTRNKLGNINNIPYQQPNNRVPLFTAPLRLYIYNWARPNIDSILHARAIEDDATRKFWTAVLSRKQLDRYIETRIAFNEALKSTGEAPTVISESLTQRSAERLDEYYKSNGWFNAETAYSIDTLSYKRGKVDYNVTTGQPYILDSLKTFIQSAEVDSIYKRFENQSFISQGEQYKRLELNAEARRLTTLFRNNGMFHFDQEFISFIGDTVNTGQKVNLELYIKNRQIKAQDSVYQEELKVHHISTVKVYTDYTYAQRNDSPKDTMSFNDYELYGFDKIEYKPRYLTNAIFIDPGDVYSDESRNKSLIRLGQLRTFKYPDLRFTEDPADSTGRNLIANFYLSPLPKFNARLNFDVSRSNIQKFGIAGGGSLLMRNVLGGMETLQLSARGSIGASATPDDASAFFDITELGVDLNFTLPRIFFPIRTGSFITPEMAPSTSFTSGLGVQQNIGLDKQNLTAGIDYRWNPTTNVNYRFDLLDIQYIRNLNTSNYFNVYSNSYDNLNEIARNNLTDDNPLYGQAEADTGLPRLSIPDGALGFINQVENGSINVANDELLQVNRIEERRDRLTEDNLILASSITYLKNTRQGIFDEEFTSFRARLELAGNLLSLAADELQLGRDANGDARVFGVTFSQYTKAELTFIKHWDFQNDNILAIRAFGGIAIPYGNSNSIPFIRSFFGGGANDNRAWQAYRLGPGSTNSPNEFNEANMKLAFNVEQRFSLLGDLKGALFADVGNIWNVLDNVQDPRARFNDFKSLEDIAVGSGFGLRYDFNFFVLRFDVGFKTYNPALDLGNRWFRNYNFGDAVFNVGINYPF, encoded by the coding sequence TTGACGAAAATAGCATTATTTATTGTACTTCTGTATACGGTTGCGGGTTGCAATGCCATTAAGCGCGTACCAGACGATAAACTTCTGCTCATGGAAAATACCATAGACGTCAATGGTACCAGGAACAAGCTTGGCAATATCAACAATATTCCCTACCAGCAGCCCAATAATCGTGTTCCGCTCTTTACTGCCCCGCTTCGGCTGTATATTTACAACTGGGCCCGTCCCAATATTGATAGTATTTTACATGCGAGGGCCATTGAAGATGATGCCACCCGCAAATTCTGGACTGCCGTTCTCTCCCGAAAACAACTGGACCGTTATATTGAGACCAGGATTGCCTTTAATGAAGCCTTAAAAAGTACCGGCGAAGCCCCTACCGTTATTTCCGAAAGCCTTACCCAGCGTTCCGCAGAACGGCTTGATGAATATTATAAGAGCAACGGTTGGTTTAATGCGGAAACCGCCTACAGCATAGACACTCTATCTTATAAACGTGGAAAGGTAGATTACAACGTCACAACCGGCCAGCCCTACATTCTCGACTCGCTAAAGACTTTTATACAGTCTGCAGAAGTAGATTCTATCTATAAAAGATTTGAAAACCAGTCCTTCATTTCACAAGGGGAACAATACAAAAGGCTGGAGCTTAATGCAGAAGCACGGCGCCTTACCACTTTGTTCAGAAACAACGGGATGTTTCATTTTGACCAGGAATTTATCAGTTTTATAGGGGACACCGTAAATACCGGTCAGAAAGTAAACCTTGAACTGTATATAAAGAACAGACAGATTAAGGCGCAGGATTCCGTATATCAGGAAGAACTCAAGGTGCACCATATAAGTACGGTAAAAGTTTATACCGATTACACTTACGCCCAGCGGAATGATTCTCCTAAAGACACGATGTCGTTTAATGATTATGAACTATATGGCTTTGATAAGATAGAATACAAGCCGCGCTACCTAACCAATGCAATTTTTATAGATCCGGGAGATGTTTATAGCGACGAGTCGCGTAATAAATCCCTTATTCGCCTGGGCCAGTTGCGTACGTTTAAATATCCCGATTTGCGCTTTACCGAAGACCCGGCAGATTCTACCGGAAGAAACTTAATTGCAAACTTTTACCTCTCTCCGCTACCCAAATTTAATGCTCGGTTGAATTTTGATGTCTCCAGGTCTAACATTCAGAAATTTGGTATAGCCGGTGGCGGTTCGCTGCTTATGCGTAACGTTCTGGGCGGTATGGAAACACTGCAACTTTCTGCCCGCGGGAGCATAGGTGCCTCTGCGACCCCAGATGATGCCAGCGCCTTTTTTGATATTACAGAACTGGGCGTTGATCTTAACTTTACCCTTCCACGTATATTTTTTCCTATTCGCACCGGTAGTTTTATCACCCCGGAAATGGCCCCCAGCACGAGTTTTACTTCAGGTCTGGGCGTTCAGCAGAATATAGGGCTTGATAAGCAAAACCTAACCGCAGGTATAGATTACCGCTGGAATCCTACCACTAATGTCAATTACCGTTTTGACCTGCTCGATATTCAATATATACGTAACCTAAATACCAGTAACTACTTTAATGTGTACAGTAACAGTTACGATAACCTGAATGAAATTGCCCGTAACAATCTGACCGATGATAATCCCTTATATGGCCAAGCGGAAGCAGATACCGGTCTGCCCCGATTGAGCATTCCCGATGGCGCTTTGGGTTTTATCAATCAGGTAGAAAATGGCAGTATTAATGTTGCCAATGACGAGCTCCTTCAGGTAAACCGTATTGAGGAGCGCCGTGACCGCCTTACCGAAGATAACCTCATCCTGGCCTCAAGCATCACCTATCTCAAAAATACCAGACAAGGCATTTTTGACGAAGAGTTCACCAGTTTTAGGGCGCGCTTAGAACTTGCCGGAAACCTGCTCTCCCTGGCGGCAGATGAACTGCAGCTGGGAAGGGATGCCAATGGGGATGCCCGCGTTTTTGGGGTAACATTTTCACAATATACCAAGGCAGAACTTACTTTTATAAAACATTGGGATTTTCAGAATGATAATATACTTGCCATACGCGCTTTTGGCGGAATAGCGATCCCTTACGGCAATAGCAACAGCATCCCTTTTATACGCAGTTTTTTTGGTGGCGGGGCCAATGACAACCGTGCCTGGCAGGCTTATCGCCTGGGCCCGGGCAGTACAAATAGCCCTAACGAGTTTAATGAAGCAAATATGAAACTTGCCTTTAACGTAGAGCAGCGCTTTAGCCTGCTTGGCGACCTCAAGGGCGCCCTTTTTGCTGATGTGGGAAATATATGGAACGTGCTTGATAATGTGCAGGATCCCCGGGCACGCTTTAATGATTTTAAAAGCCTGGAAGATATCGCGGTGGGTTCTGGTTTTGGCCTTCGGTATGACTTTAACTTTTTTGTATTGCGCTTTGATGTAGGCTTTAAAACATACAACCCAGCACTTGATCTTGGAAACCGATGGTTCAGAAATTATAATTTTGGTGATGCTGTGTTCAATGTTGGCATTAATTACCCGTTCTAA
- a CDS encoding TrmH family RNA methyltransferase, with protein sequence MVAKSQIKLITSLAQKKYRQQHGLFVVEGIKGIQELLQSRFKLHSLYVLEEHKTDFPGQKTIEIDQKTLKKVSFLKSPQKALAVFEIPEESKAELPGQGLQLVLDDVRDPGNLGTIIRLCDWFGITHLICSAQTVDCYNPKVVQATMGSLGRVHITYRDLTIFLAEQKLPVYGAFMDGTAIYKEKLPENAVLVLGNEGNGISTEVEKHVQHRISIPQFGSPTAESLNVATAGAILINTFRERGGV encoded by the coding sequence ATGGTAGCTAAAAGCCAAATAAAATTAATAACGAGCCTGGCTCAAAAAAAGTACCGGCAGCAGCACGGCTTGTTTGTGGTAGAAGGTATCAAAGGCATTCAGGAATTACTGCAATCCCGTTTTAAACTGCATTCATTATATGTTTTAGAGGAACATAAAACCGACTTTCCAGGCCAAAAAACCATCGAAATTGACCAAAAAACGCTTAAAAAAGTCAGTTTTTTAAAAAGTCCACAGAAGGCGCTTGCGGTATTTGAAATCCCAGAGGAAAGCAAAGCAGAACTTCCTGGGCAGGGGCTGCAACTTGTGCTTGACGACGTGCGCGACCCAGGGAACCTGGGCACGATCATACGGCTTTGTGACTGGTTTGGCATCACGCATTTGATCTGCTCTGCCCAGACGGTAGATTGTTACAATCCCAAAGTTGTACAGGCCACAATGGGTTCGCTGGGACGTGTACACATAACGTATCGCGATCTTACTATTTTCTTAGCAGAGCAAAAACTCCCCGTTTACGGCGCTTTTATGGACGGAACCGCCATTTATAAGGAAAAATTGCCCGAAAATGCCGTTTTAGTGCTGGGAAATGAAGGAAATGGAATTAGTACCGAAGTTGAAAAACACGTCCAGCACCGCATCAGTATACCGCAATTTGGAAGTCCTACTGCCGAAAGTTTAAACGTTGCCACCGCAGGGGCGATTTTAATAAATACGTTTAGGGAAAGGGGCGGGGTGTAG
- a CDS encoding AAA family ATPase, with translation MLIDSLELKNGHTIELRSLNLVIGPNNSGKSSFLKDLQNLTDQGLILGSTNPSGLTEEQIKIFMEKANNFSVPAPKGGSWNSGSWEEAQTHVKREIKSVSNTLLKRKWTQTTMILDGKTRLAMVDDKAYQGISSKEKQNVFETLRRNRKLKAELQKHMEVILPGKYFALWNPKPAVLRAYICNIEPINDIEYFDSPDAATFFEENAIPLSSYSDGIKAYLGILINVIADGKLQFLIDEPEAFLHPNLCFKLGQTLSTISLGKDNMCFCATHSPYFLKGCLSLTPNEVSVTRFEFEKEISKANTLATEDLKAVIHDPLLNNIGVTEGLFHSRVVVTEGDSDRAFYNEINNRLVAFTDKGIRDCLFVNAQNKQTIAKVLGLFRKVSIPCAAISDIDTFKEGGTNFTNILNSLSIIGGSAESLSVLRERVNQSLKAAANSTGIEETTFEILSERLSNANSEGKSVSEFLGSLRGITKPPDYKRLGGASLLSGSEISDANNLITQLASAGWFVIPNGEVEKWLLSLGVGTSKHGWLLRIFEKMGSDPMLPEYVNPPNPLDDVWLFTSKINEWFLNQTNLKEHKTT, from the coding sequence ATGTTGATTGATTCTTTAGAACTTAAAAATGGCCATACAATTGAGCTTAGGTCTCTCAACCTCGTAATTGGTCCAAACAATTCTGGTAAAAGCTCATTTCTGAAGGATCTTCAGAACTTAACTGATCAAGGTTTGATTTTAGGTTCTACAAACCCATCTGGGTTAACTGAGGAGCAAATCAAAATATTCATGGAGAAAGCCAACAACTTTTCTGTGCCTGCACCAAAAGGCGGATCATGGAATAGCGGCAGTTGGGAGGAGGCTCAGACACATGTGAAGCGAGAAATTAAATCCGTTAGCAATACTTTATTAAAAAGAAAATGGACTCAAACTACTATGATTCTTGATGGTAAAACCAGATTGGCGATGGTAGACGACAAGGCATACCAAGGCATATCTTCTAAAGAAAAGCAGAATGTTTTTGAAACTCTTAGAAGAAATAGGAAGTTAAAAGCAGAACTTCAGAAGCATATGGAGGTTATACTACCAGGCAAGTACTTTGCTTTATGGAACCCTAAGCCTGCAGTTTTAAGAGCATACATTTGTAATATCGAACCAATTAATGATATTGAATATTTCGATTCACCAGATGCGGCCACTTTCTTTGAAGAAAATGCTATTCCACTTTCATCTTACAGCGATGGTATTAAAGCATACTTAGGTATATTAATAAATGTTATTGCTGATGGAAAATTGCAATTCTTAATAGACGAGCCTGAAGCTTTCCTCCACCCCAATCTTTGCTTCAAATTAGGTCAGACTCTATCAACCATTTCACTGGGTAAAGATAATATGTGCTTTTGTGCAACTCATTCTCCATACTTCTTGAAAGGTTGTCTTTCACTAACACCAAATGAAGTGAGCGTGACGAGATTTGAATTTGAAAAAGAAATAAGTAAAGCCAATACATTGGCCACTGAGGACTTGAAGGCTGTAATTCATGATCCATTATTGAACAATATTGGGGTAACGGAAGGCTTATTCCATTCTAGGGTAGTTGTGACAGAAGGAGATTCCGATAGAGCATTCTACAACGAAATAAACAATCGGCTTGTCGCTTTTACTGATAAAGGAATTAGAGACTGCCTTTTTGTTAATGCTCAAAATAAGCAGACAATTGCAAAAGTTTTGGGTTTGTTTCGTAAAGTGTCAATTCCTTGTGCTGCTATTTCTGATATCGACACTTTTAAGGAGGGAGGTACAAACTTCACAAATATTCTAAATTCTCTTTCAATTATTGGAGGGTCTGCTGAATCACTTTCAGTACTTCGTGAACGAGTAAATCAAAGTTTGAAGGCGGCAGCCAACAGCACGGGAATAGAAGAAACTACATTTGAAATATTATCCGAAAGATTATCTAACGCCAATTCTGAAGGAAAATCTGTCTCAGAATTTCTAGGGTCACTAAGAGGAATTACCAAGCCCCCAGATTACAAAAGACTTGGTGGGGCAAGTTTGCTTTCAGGTTCTGAAATATCAGACGCCAATAACCTAATTACTCAATTAGCCAGTGCTGGTTGGTTTGTTATACCAAATGGAGAAGTAGAAAAGTGGCTGCTAAGCTTAGGCGTGGGTACTTCTAAACATGGTTGGCTACTACGAATTTTTGAAAAAATGGGATCTGACCCAATGCTCCCAGAATATGTGAATCCACCAAATCCACTTGATGATGTATGGCTATTCACTTCAAAGATTAACGAATGGTTTTTGAATCAAACGAATTTAAAAGAACATAAAACGACATAA